A region of the Meles meles chromosome 18, mMelMel3.1 paternal haplotype, whole genome shotgun sequence genome:
GCAGGATTTAACCCTACCTGGTGGGCAGCAACTCCGCCGCACTCCGGCGGTTCGGGGACGCAGCCACCGAGGAAACGCGACTTGCCGTGGCCGCGCCTCACGCTGTCGCGCGCTGCCCGGCTCTTCGCGGCGGCGTCCGGCGGGCTGGACGGCGCGCCGTCCAGGGGGCGGGTCGCCTCGCGCCGCGTCCCGCCGCGCGTCGGGAACTCGAGGCCCCATTGGCCGTGCTGGAAGGCGCGGCGGGGACTCGTGCGCCAACGGTCCCAGGGTCCGCGGCGGCGGGgcgcaggcgggggtggggggcagggcgcAGCGAAGGCCGGGCGAAGGTGGGGGGGAGATCGAGAACGGGGTGGGAGAGCCAGGCGCGGCGGGGCAAGTCCCAGTGCCCGGGCGGGGGCGATGGAGGAGGCGCTGCTCTCCACCCCCATCAACCCCAACAACTTCCCCGCCAAGCTGTGGCGGTTGGTGAACAGTCCCCGGTACCGCTCTATCCGCTGGGACGGCCGCGGCGAGGGGCTGCTCATCGACCAGCCGCTCTTCGAGGCCGAGCTGCTCAGCCCGcccggggcaggggctggggccgGGGGCGGTGGCTGCGGCGGTGGCAGCGGCGGGGGCGGCGTGGGGGGCGCCGGGGCCGAGCCCGAGCTCTTCAAAACCACCAACTTCACCAGCTTCATCCGCCAACTCAACCTCTACGGCTTCCGCAAGGTGGTGCTGGGCGGGCCGGGCGCGgcggggcccgggccggggccagGGGGCGGCGGGCCGGCGGGCGACGGGCCGCTCCACCACTTCCACAGCCCGCACTTCCGCCGCGACCAGCCGCAGCTGCTCGTGCACCTCAAGAGGCTCACCAGCGCCAACAAGGCCAAGCTGGCAGCCGGCCTGGAGGTGCCCTGCCGGCCACCCAACCGCTTCCAGAGGCTCCTCATCACGTCGGCCTCggcctccgcctccgcctccacctccacctccccgcTGCAGCACCAGGAGCCGTCGCCGCCCGCGGGGCCCCGGCCCGAGCCGCACGGTGAGTCCTCGCCCACGGCAGGGCACCTGGGGCACTGGGGAGCAACCGCCACTGCCGGGGGCATTTCGCACATCCTCCCCGGTGAGGTGATCGGCTTGCTGCGGTGCTTCTCGAGAAATCATTCCCGTCATCTCCACCGTCTCCAGAACCCACTGTCCCCCAGTACCTCCCCCTGGAAAGAGGCATTGAGCCCCTTCTGGTTAGTTGTCCACTGGCGGCCAAAGGGACCTCTGCTGTAGGCTTCCTGCTGTTCCCCGCCCCTCCTGAACTCCAGACCTCCATGGCCATTGACCTTAAGACCCTTACCTTACCTTGAACGTCTAGAGTTAGTCGCCCTTTGTCGAAGCACTAGGTCGGGAAGAAACACCGAGGGGTCTCCTTTGCTCTAAGGGGAAGCAAAACAAGTTACTGTACAGGGTGAGAATGTGGGGGTCAAGGTAGGAAGGAACAGAGAGTCACGGCCAAGAACACTTAGAACGTTTATACAGACCGAGGGAAAGCGAACAAGGTACCTTGAGTGGAAGTGTGTCCTTGAAGGGACAGGCCATCTTCCACACCTTTGACATATCTAGAAATCTTAGAAGAGGTGTCCTGACAGTAGTCATACATTAGGTTCCAAGGAATGTACAGAAAGGTCGACATTGTTTATATATCTTAAGAGCAAAAACATAGTAATATATTCAATTGCTTATGAGATGTTCCTGCATACAATGCATTGGCCAACCATTTCTTTCATTGTAACCAATTAGAGTTGATGTTTACTTAAGGTGTTATGGTTAGGCAAGCACAAGGcaaaaatggttttctttactgTCAAGTGTTagttaaaaagaattttacacCTTCCAGTGCTGAAAAAACTTTGTATAACTGTGTATTTACTAAAAGCTTAAAAATTCTCTGTGACAGGAAATTATTTTATCAGCTTGATTTCTggtgctcttctccctctcctgcgaAGGTGAGGGTGGCAATATTCCTTGTCTCTGTGTACAGAGTCCATGACAGGAGACAGTACTCCAAGACAGCAACTGGACGTAATAATGAGAATTCATTCTTTGCCTTCAGTAGAAACATTCTCACCGTGTTCATTTTGATTTAACATAGCGTGTAAGGATtatggaaaacttaaaaaatatacaaataaaagcaGCACTTTGGTCAATTTAACCTAGGCCCAGGTTGAGAATGAGGCAGTGTTTTGTTCATTTGGAATTTAGAAGATAAGGGATTAAAAGCTTGTGTGTCTGTGGAGTTTAGAAGATAAGGGATTAGGTTAGAGTTCTAGTAACAAGATGGAAAAATAGCAGTGGCATAGGAATGTTCTAAAGGAATTCTAAATGATTATTAAGCTGCTTCCATGTGATGGCCAGTGATTTGGGTGGGGCATTGAATGGGGAAAGGCAATGGAGATAATACCATCAGATGTTTGGCAGAATCTCTGACATGGATAtttggaaataaggaaaaaagactGGGAAGTGTGTTCTTGGGAGAAATAGGATAACCACTTTAGagaaacacacatgcatacataaaaAGAAGGTCTTGCTCActtttttcacttctctttctttttccctcaccTATGTTACACCCAGTTGTATTCTAAGGATAgagtccattttattttctttgatttttatttatttatttttaaagatttttatttacttacttgagagagagcatgagagctagagagagtgtgtgcacgcaCAAGGTCggggaagggcaaaggaagagggagaagcagactccccactgagcagggagcccagctccaGGCtctccatgatcatgacctgagttgaaggcagccgcttaaccaactgagccaatcaggtgccccgGATAGAGTCCTTTTTAATTAAAGAGATATAGGGGCTGCCTGTGGTCTGATTTTCTTCACTTATAGTTCATTTggtggcattttatttatttatttttaatttatttatttgacacacagagagagaaatcacaagtaggcagagaggcaggcagagagagaggaggaagcaggatcttggcggagcagagagcccgatgcgtgactcgatcccaggaccctgagatcatgaccgagccgaaggcagaggcctaacccaccgagccacccaggtgcccctaggtggcattttaaagattatttgttgaataacaAATTTAGTTCATACTTCTGCAGTATCAATAATACATCAATCCATATATAACCAGATCATTGTAGTTTTcatgcatttacttttttttttttttaaccattctgccTGTTGGTATGTGCAGAAGGTGTGTCATTGGTGGATTGTCTATACCACATGGTTGGATCACTAGGGAATTGTGTTACTGGTGTGGGCAGGATGTAATTCTAAGTTCAAGAATGCTGGGCCAACTTTGTTTGCTTTAATTCTATGTTCTAAGCCCTTGGTCTTCTGTTTgtcttatataatttttattcttgaaCCTTTCATTAGTTATATGCCTGACTATACTATTGCTTCTTAGTTTCCACTTTGTTTACTGTGTTCTACTTCAGCTTATGGTTTGAATacctctgtctttttttcttccccccaccatGGAATCCTTTGTTTTATTACTGACTTCTCTTATCTAGATCCATTGAAGTAGCTGTCTTGTTCACCTCTCAGGAATGTACTGATAAGAAATGTGAAGATcacatgtttttcctttttctggttcACTTTTGTTATTTTACTCTTAAGTGGCaatttattttatactatttgtTAACAGTATTTGTTAAAACTTTCTAAACTAAGTAACAAGTGTGAACAATGGTAGATAATCAGGCTGACCTGGGAATATCAAGCTCGCAGGAGGCAGGTTTTTTCCTTGGAATTAATTAGCTCAGATTCATTTATATAGAGGGAAAATGATCTTTAAGAGCAGAAATCCATCCTGCCTTGCATGTCCAGAATTCTGGATTTAAACTTTGCCAAATATATCTTGAAGATGTTCTGAAAACTTATAGATGATATTCTGTTGGTCAGAATAGAACCCTATGAGATAACccttaacaataaataaaaggtgaacatgttttagttctttatttaaaaaaaaacaaaaaacaaatgtaaagGAGTGCCCTTCTGATCCTATCAGCGTTCTTCTGTTAGCAGCATCTAAAAAGCTGTAAGTATTTGGTGATCACTTAGGTCATTGTGATagaagtaaaatttatattttaatttgagaaatcAAAGTAGAGAATTCTTTAGTTAGCTGCTTAAGTTATTGACAATCTGCAGATTCATTAATAGCTTAACTCTAAAGAAGGTAGAAGAAGGGTTAGCTATTGCACACTGTAGAAATATGCAGTTTTGGCATGTGAAGCATCCCAGGAAGAATCAAGGGTGGGTAGTTTTAGACGTCAGAAACTCCTAttgtaaagaacaaaaaaatgtttctttaggTCTTAAATGATTGCACTGGTAGTTCAGAGTGTGTATACATATGCAATTGGTAGTCAAATactataaaaactatttttttgtactttagagggaaaggggaaaagcagGTTTTAAGAGGTATATCTCATTTGTATACTTTCAGTCTTCTGAACTaagaattttttcccccattaggTTTAGATCTCTTGATTTCCAGGGCTCTAgaatttgtgtgtatatgtgtatgtatgtgtttgtttttggcaTTAGTGctttgttccttttaaaaattttattattttggggcgtctgggtgggtTATCATAtcaattttcataaaataaactcttaaaaataataaaatttttatttttatttattttttaaagattttattcatttatttgacagagataacaaataggcagagaggcaggcagagagagaggaagggaagcaagctccctgccaagcagagagcctaatgtggggctcgatcccaggaccctgagatcatgacctgagccaaaggcagaggctttaacccactgagccacccaggcaccccagaaaaaattctttagaggaaaatttttagaggaaataaaaaccaaagaaatagaatGAAAGATGTATAACATACTGAATGGGTTTCCagtttaaatatttggaaaagtaGGTTTTTGAGTGCCATCCTTTATCATGTAGTTTAACAGAAACGTAGCATATAAATTAGACtttccctctgttttgttttattttattttttaagattttatttattttttttgacagagatcacaagtaggcagagaggcaggcagagatagagagaggaggaagcagtttccccaaccagcagagatcccaatgtggggcttgatcccaggaccctgggatcatgacccgagccgaaggcagaggccttaacccactgagccacccaggcgcccctttccccCTGTTTTAAATAGATTAGTTTAATAAAACAAATTGAAAGGAATTTGTGAAACACATAATTTAATACATGATGCCTTCCTGGGAATAAATTAGCCTACCTTTATGTTCAAGAATTACAGTCTGAAAAATAAGTTCAGCTTGCaacatgaatattttctttttcccctttatatAATATTGCCATTTCTCTTCATCATctccactttttaatttttttctaccttACTAGATAAGAGAAAGCAAATATCAGAATCTTTGGGCCTGAGTATGTCGATTTTTAACAAACTGTCCAGGTGATTTCAGATGTAAACAATTGTTTGAGAGCTACTAATATCTAGGAAGGGACTCTACTAGAGATCCTCTGAGGAAAAAAAGACCCTGGAAAATTTTTGATTaatttaagaaaggaagaagaaaactgagTCAAAGTTTTCAAGCCTGACTTTTCTGCAAAgactatcattaaaaaaaaaaaaaaaaaaaaaaaaattgaagggggAGTAAAGACCattgctttctttttggtttgtgtTAACAGTTTTTACTTTATCTACACTTATTTCTTCTATATATACAGTTGAGTGTTTACTTTTGTACCTATTATTAAGGTTTCTAAATGACTTGAAGGACTGAATGGAATTTCTAAAACTTGTAGGAAGTAGCTTACAGATTGGAAAAATCTGGGTCAATCAGTTGAGGCAGTTGAGGTAAAAAAGGTAAGATGACTGAATTGTCTATAAAAGGCTTCGAACATTGAATTTGATTTAACATTTGATTTAATATTAGAGTTTGGCTACTTTGTCTCTTCTGACAATAATATTGAGAACCAACCagaagtctgatttttttttttttttagcattatttgtaTTCTGGATTCTGAACTTATTGTCACCAGAACTAAATTTCTACTGTGTTAAAAATGCTGAGAATTCAACATATTCATATTTTGTGACTTTTGGTTTACTCTATCTGGTGGTATAAAGCAAAATTAGTaagtgttttcttcctttttttatgcAGGACCAGTGGCTGTAGGACAATTCCACCGGTCATTCCGGCGAGACAGTTTGTCTCCTTACTCCTACGTATCGACTTCATCCCACAACCACAGTACTTTCCCTCTGAAAGGTTTAGATCGGACCCCGATTCCTCCTAGAACATGGCAGAACTCCCTTGGAATGCACCCAGGACAAGTGGAAACATCTCCCACTTTTTCAGATAAAGGGGTTCCATTTCCTGTACTGCAGAGGTTTCCAACTGAGGTTACCTATACCCTGCAGCCAAGTGCCACATCCGTACACGTTCAGCAAGGTCCTCAAACAATGGTCAGCTCCTCCCAAAAATACAGTAACTACACACCCTCAGCGCAGTACTCCCAAGCCTACTATCCAACAGGTATGAGAAATTAAAGTTCAGTGGCTTCTCTTAAAGTACTTTATGAtgaaagtttatatatttatgcatttctgcatacttaaaaatagaaatgtcaaaGGTTTCTCATGAGGGCATAATTTTaagcaatatataaaattttattgtgttCTTAAGGATTGTGAAATTCTGTTGGATACATAAAAGTATATGTTTTTAGTGAAACTTCTGTATCTTTGAAATGTGTCCTAGTAATGAAATTAGGATATGGTACATTgagacctcattttaactttgcTGTTGGTGcagtattttgtttcttttcttcaaaaaaaaattatatatatgttatagttgacccttgaacaatgcagggttGGGGTACTGACCCCCACgcagttgaaaatctgtgtataaatTTTGACTGCCCCCAAACTCAACTACTAATTACCTATTGTTGACTAGTGGCCTTACCTAAGATAACAAAAGAGTTAATTAACATAAcacataacattgtatgttatatgtattatgtactatattcttataataaactagagaaaagaaaatgttattaagaaaatcgtaagaaaaaatacatttacaatactgtactgtatcAAAAAAATCCCCATATAAGTGAACCCATGTAGTTCAAAGTCATGTTGTTCAATGGTCAACTGTATGTACTGTATTTTTTAGCGTTATAGGTGAGATTACCTCATGATGAAATCATTTTAGTATCTCAGTAATGAAGTTTAATAAAAGAACATACTCTCTACctcttaaaacaaaattatattctttttttttttttaaagattttatttatttatttgacagagagagagatcacaagtaggcagagaggcaggcagagagagaggaggaagcaggctccctgcggggcagagagccccatgcggggctcgatcccaggaccctgagatcatgacctgagccgaaggcagcggcttaatccactgagccacccaggcgccacccaaattatattcttttagtAAAAACGCGATCGTGTGATTTGACAATGCAGTCCCTGCAGTGTTAATCCCAGCCAACTAAGAAGTGCAGAGTAGCAGAGAAGAGAACCTGACAATGATAAATGACTTAGAGCTCAGCCAAGGGCGTTGAAGAAATACTGTAGATCTCAAGCCACTAATCGGAAATCCTTATGATAGTGATCATGTGTTTAGcttcttggggggaggggagtatcTTTTGGGAGGGTTACAGTTTTGTAAGGTAATagcctttcctttccattcaaatGTATCTTCAATTTTGTAGGAGCACCATATAGTCATGCTGTGTATCATCATACAGAGTACTTTAATACTGAGTGATGAAATGGGGCAATGGAAATAAGACAAGGGTCAATCAAGGCTTTCAGAAGagaccagagaaagaagaaggcaTTCTTTTGTTAAGACTCTAGGAAtattaattttctcaaatatgTAGCTCTGGAAGCTATCTCTAGAGGTATTTTGTTAGACCATTTCTCCCAGACAGGAGGAAATCAAAGGCTAAAATAAGTGGAAGGATGTAAATTTGATAAgggaataaaataatttgttgaCCTTTACAAGTTATAAATCTGGTAACGTCTGTTTGTAACAGGTCTCACTATTTTCTAGCTGTAACATCCAACTGTATTCTTTTATTATTGGCTTATTGCATTCTACCTAAATATAGCAGTAAAAgggattgttttattttctcaaaatatttaatattttaagattaaaataataaaacaagaatttaaattagattgggTTTCATGTATTTTTAGAGCTGCTACTGTTTGGGTGGATGGAGTTGAGAAGGAAAAGGCAAAGGAAGTATATGGATTAAGGATGCCTTAgtacttttattaattttgcctgttagaaatctgaattttttttacttcttatgtAGGAAAAGGTTGAAGTCTGgtatttttccagattttcagctacttctttgaaaaacaaaaatatctgtgTGATCTTGAAAAGTAGAAGATGAGTAAATTCACGTTAGAAattttagatcttaaaaaaaaaagaaattttagatcTTATGAATAGCAAAAAATAGGGTCAGATTTTTATTGGTGAATAGTTTAATTCAACATTTTAATAAACAGATTAGACATTACTATCTAAATTATAATTTCAGCTGCATTCTGGGTATGCCTGGactgtacatacatacacaagaGTCTGTGTCTTCCTTACACTCGCTTTACATTCTACAGCCCATCAGCTGGATAATATCCTACCTCCCTTCCTTTTACCAGTGTTTCTATCTCCTTTCCTATACTCCCTCCAAACCCCTCCCCCTCAAACTGCTAAAGACTCAGAAGCTTCTGAGGAGTTTAAATTT
Encoded here:
- the HSF5 gene encoding heat shock factor protein 5 gives rise to the protein MEEALLSTPINPNNFPAKLWRLVNSPRYRSIRWDGRGEGLLIDQPLFEAELLSPPGAGAGAGGGGCGGGSGGGGVGGAGAEPELFKTTNFTSFIRQLNLYGFRKVVLGGPGAAGPGPGPGGGGPAGDGPLHHFHSPHFRRDQPQLLVHLKRLTSANKAKLAAGLEVPCRPPNRFQRLLITSASASASASTSTSPLQHQEPSPPAGPRPEPHGPVAVGQFHRSFRRDSLSPYSYVSTSSHNHSTFPLKGLDRTPIPPRTWQNSLGMHPGQVETSPTFSDKGVPFPVLQRFPTEVTYTLQPSATSVHVQQGPQTMVSSSQKYSNYTPSAQYSQAYYPTAVLQCCSPSAHMDALSSCVTPTASSYAHCNYFQNPPMQSSYPVEFLPSNWPCSATDENKKTEVNLEAVFQIVDELHSSPKLEMVKVEPVENQCPTSQSNRGQHMLANSNSSNPSSTSQASQLEPLTPVGSDITSFVVGTEQAITCSLPQSPEYIYTIHTAQPVENTTMQESAAIQQGHVKLKEQLSHNPSPSSVVFVQEGLPFSTHQVDASIKCQTNPPENILPSEQMGFLISEMGPASKPSKDTGLSTPARYRERRSNSQQGKSPDLHLLVDVACKQEHFPKEEELKE